A window of the Physeter macrocephalus isolate SW-GA chromosome 7, ASM283717v5, whole genome shotgun sequence genome harbors these coding sequences:
- the LOC102993852 gene encoding 60S ribosomal protein L22-like — translation MAPVKKLVVKGGKKKKQVLKFTLDSTHPVEDGIMDAANFEQFLKERIKVNGKAGNLGGGVVTTERSKSKITVTSEVPFSERYLKYLTKKYLKKNNLRDWLRVVANSKESYELRYFQINQDEEEEEDED, via the coding sequence ATGGCACCAGTGAAAAAGCTTGTGGTGAAGGGGggcaaaaaaaagaagcaggtccTGAAGTTTACTCTTGATTCTACCCATCCTGTAGAAGATGGAATCATGGATGCTGCCAATTTTGAGCAGTTTCTTAAGGAAAGAATCAAAGTGAATGGAAAAGCTGGGAATCTCGGAGGAGGTGTTGTAACAACTGAAAGAAGCAAAAGCAAGATCACTGTAACTTCCGAGGTGCCTTTTTCCGAAAGGTATTTGAAATATctcacaaaaaaatatttgaagaagaataATCTCCGTGATTGGTTACGCGTAGTTGCTAACAGCAAAGAAAGTTACGAATTACGTTACTTCCAGATTAATcaagatgaagaagaggaggaagatgaggattGA